ATTGATCATTTCCTTGCTATGGGATTTGAAGAAGAGAAAGTTATCAAAGCCATTCATGAGCATGGTAATcccttatctctctctctctctctttagttAAGAAGTAAAACGCTCTATATGATTCTTATATCGCAGGAGAAGACAATATTGAAGAGATAGCAAATGCACTCATCTCCTCGGCAGTAAGTGATGCAAATTTATCATGTCATTAAGAATGTACCTTATAGATTTGTCTCATGACATTAATAACataacttatgttttttttggtggTTTGTAGGCAGAGGAATCGCCtaaaatcaaagaagaagaggacaTTGAGTGGTCTGAAAGCGATGATGAGAAGTATGCCAATTTTCTCAGCTCAGATGATGAGgtatatttatttctttgtgGTAATAACATCACACCAATCAATTGTACAATTGTCTCGCTTTGTTAGTTGCAGACTTGTAAATTGTATgcattctaaaaaaattatgttttaaacaaTGGCAGAAAGTTTCAGACTCCTCCTCTGAAAACGGCAATCAATTGCGGTCTTTAATGAACATGGGATTCTCGGAGTTGGAAGCTTCTCTTGCTATAGAGAGATGTGGTACTGGTAAGCTTTCCTTTTTCTTTGATCTATGTAAACTCCTTAGTCTTTTAGCCTTTGCTTATGTGATGCATGCATGTTTGTGCGTCTGATTTTGTTTTAGTAATCGATACTCTTGTTAGATGTTTATATACATATCTCTATCATATGTTGTCTCCTTCTCGGTACTTAAGGAGAATTATCTGATTAAAAATTTTCAGGAGAGGATGTGAGCATTGCAGATCTCGCAGACTTCATTTGTGCCGCTCAGATTGCTCGAGAGTTCGATGAGTTTCATGCTGACCCTGAAGAACAAAAGGTATGGTTAAACCTTCTAAGTCCGTTTTATAGTTTGCtgatttttgtgaaaattaGTGAATTTGCGGTCTAGACTGTCTAGTTACACATTTGCGTTGCATTTTCATTAGAAATATGAAACATGGATTGTCCTGTATGCAGCCTAATGTCAAAAAGAGACGGATAGAGCCAAGAAGAGAGCCGAGGTCATCTGCTGCTGATGACGAGCCCCTTCGTCTGCCAAATCCGATGATTGGATTTGGCGTTCCAAACGAGCCAGGACTCATCACGCAGAGATCTCTTCCAGCCATGGCTCGAATGCCTCCATTTTTCTACTACGAGAACGTCGCCCTTGCTCCCAAAGGCGTGTGGGACACCATTTCTAGTCACTTGTACGACGTTCCACCGGAGTTTGTGGATTCGAAATATATTTGTGCAGCAGCGAGGAAACGAGGATACGTGCACAACCTCCCCATCAGTGGAAGGTATCAGGTCCAGCCTCCTCCGAAGTACACGATCAGCGAGGCGTTTCCGCTGACCAAGAAGTGGTGGCCAGAGTGGGACAAGAGAACAAAGCTCAACTGCATCCTGACGGTGAACGCTAGTGCTCAGCTGACGAACAGGATCCGGTTAGCACTTGAGCCTTATGGTGGAGAACCACCTGAGAGTAAGAAGAAGTATGTCATTGAGCAGTGCAAGAAGTGGAATCTGGTGTGGGTGGGAAAGAACAAAGCTGCGCCGCTTGAACCAGATGAAATGGAGACTCTTCTTGGATTTCCAAGAAACCATACACGAGGCGGTGGCATGAGTAGGACCGAGCGTCTGAAGTCACTCGGCAACTCTTTT
Above is a window of Brassica napus cultivar Da-Ae chromosome A10, Da-Ae, whole genome shotgun sequence DNA encoding:
- the LOC106372103 gene encoding DNA (cytosine-5)-methyltransferase DRM2-like isoform X2 — its product is MAQDSADWNSDDDLDLQIDNYQSSPPSSPPAAVPSSDELFATLVDMGFSPENIARAIDEHGPNADTVVIIDAISKYTVNCEASSSKSKTIDHFLAMGFEEEKVIKAIHEHGEDNIEEIANALISSAAEESPKIKEEEDIEWSESDDEKYANFLSSDDEKVSDSSSENGNQLRSLMNMGFSELEASLAIERCGEDVSIADLADFICAAQIAREFDEFHADPEEQKPNVKKRRIEPRREPRSSAADDEPLRLPNPMIGFGVPNEPGLITQRSLPAMARMPPFFYYENVALAPKGVWDTISSHLYDVPPEFVDSKYICAAARKRGYVHNLPISGRYQVQPPPKYTISEAFPLTKKWWPEWDKRTKLNCILTVNASAQLTNRIRLALEPYGGEPPESKKKYVIEQCKKWNLVWVGKNKAAPLEPDEMETLLGFPRNHTRGGGMSRTERLKSLGNSFQVDTVAYHLSVLKPLFPYGINVLSLFTGIGGGEVALHRLQIPMKTVVSVEISAVNRNILKDFWEQTNQKGTLIEFADVQDLSNEKIVELMKQFGGFDLVIGGSPCNNLAGGNRVSRSGLEGDQSCLFYEYCRILDVVRETTKTMRRS
- the LOC106372103 gene encoding DNA (cytosine-5)-methyltransferase DRM2-like isoform X1; its protein translation is MAQDSADWNSDDDLDLQIDNYQSSPPSSPPAAVPSSDELFATLVDMGFSPENIARAIDEHGPNADTVVIIDAISKYTVNCEASSSKSKTIDHFLAMGFEEEKVIKAIHEHGEDNIEEIANALISSAAEESPKIKEEEDIEWSESDDEKYANFLSSDDEKVSDSSSENGNQLRSLMNMGFSELEASLAIERCGTGEDVSIADLADFICAAQIAREFDEFHADPEEQKPNVKKRRIEPRREPRSSAADDEPLRLPNPMIGFGVPNEPGLITQRSLPAMARMPPFFYYENVALAPKGVWDTISSHLYDVPPEFVDSKYICAAARKRGYVHNLPISGRYQVQPPPKYTISEAFPLTKKWWPEWDKRTKLNCILTVNASAQLTNRIRLALEPYGGEPPESKKKYVIEQCKKWNLVWVGKNKAAPLEPDEMETLLGFPRNHTRGGGMSRTERLKSLGNSFQVDTVAYHLSVLKPLFPYGINVLSLFTGIGGGEVALHRLQIPMKTVVSVEISAVNRNILKDFWEQTNQKGTLIEFADVQDLSNEKIVELMKQFGGFDLVIGGSPCNNLAGGNRVSRSGLEGDQSCLFYEYCRILDVVRETTKTMRRS